In Candidatus Eisenbacteria bacterium, the following are encoded in one genomic region:
- a CDS encoding SpoIIE family protein phosphatase has protein sequence MRRETVAKRTIPLRWVFAGSVMVLITALTLGTARIIIEREKGVLEEETLRRLLAQGRNLSATSATALLDEFPEFVLHPAIKDLLEENRELSYAVVVDRNGRIRGDRDLRRVDLPFEDRPDFRPLTAGLGRGAGERFRADDRILEVTVPVRYRDGSELGAVHLGLEREHLAAVLREAQRSTLAVLLGTLSVGLVFALFLASRVVRPIQQLTRGTEEIGRGNLDYKIVVKSRNEVGVLARTFNEMTGRLREAQRDLVEKERLGRELEIAHEIEEKLLPRPNLGIPGYDVAGFHQSARTVGGDYWDLIPIDDERVGITVADVAGKGIPGLVVMAMTSALLRTHARRHDSPAAMLAELNRMLRPNLRRGMFITMFYGVLHIPTGRFVFASAGHNPLLHFRRRGGLGDPLGTEGIPLGLFGDDRFDERIRDDAFTLDPDDGFVQYTDGVNEATNPRKEEFGTERLLASLAGVEERTAQETVDRLVGAVRAFTGDEPPSDDITVLCIRRAAAVPAAVDA, from the coding sequence GTGCGACGCGAAACGGTTGCGAAACGAACGATTCCGCTCCGCTGGGTGTTCGCCGGATCGGTGATGGTGCTGATCACGGCGCTCACACTCGGCACGGCGCGGATCATCATCGAACGCGAGAAGGGGGTGCTCGAGGAGGAGACCCTCCGCCGCCTCCTCGCCCAGGGTAGGAACCTCTCCGCGACGAGCGCGACGGCGCTCCTCGACGAGTTTCCCGAGTTCGTCCTCCACCCGGCCATCAAGGATCTGCTCGAGGAGAACCGGGAGCTTTCCTACGCGGTGGTGGTGGACCGCAACGGCCGCATCCGCGGCGATCGGGACCTGCGCCGCGTGGACCTCCCCTTCGAGGACCGCCCCGACTTCCGGCCGCTCACGGCGGGACTCGGCCGCGGAGCGGGCGAACGGTTCCGCGCCGACGACCGGATCCTCGAGGTGACCGTTCCGGTCCGCTACCGGGACGGAAGCGAACTGGGCGCGGTCCATCTCGGCCTGGAGCGGGAGCACCTGGCCGCCGTTCTCCGGGAGGCGCAGAGAAGCACCTTGGCGGTCCTTCTCGGAACGCTCAGCGTCGGCCTCGTCTTCGCCCTCTTCCTCGCCTCGCGGGTCGTCCGTCCGATCCAGCAGCTCACCCGCGGCACCGAGGAGATCGGCCGCGGCAACTTGGACTACAAAATCGTCGTGAAGAGCCGGAACGAGGTGGGGGTCCTCGCGCGCACCTTCAACGAGATGACCGGGCGGCTCCGGGAGGCGCAGCGGGATCTGGTCGAGAAGGAGCGGCTCGGCCGGGAGCTGGAGATCGCCCACGAGATCGAGGAGAAACTCCTCCCCCGCCCGAACCTGGGCATTCCGGGATACGACGTGGCCGGATTCCATCAGTCCGCCCGCACCGTGGGCGGGGATTACTGGGACCTGATCCCGATCGACGACGAGCGCGTGGGAATCACCGTGGCGGACGTGGCGGGAAAGGGAATCCCGGGGCTGGTGGTGATGGCGATGACCAGCGCGCTCCTCCGCACCCACGCGAGGAGGCACGACTCGCCGGCGGCGATGCTCGCCGAACTGAACCGGATGCTCCGGCCGAATCTGCGCCGGGGAATGTTCATCACCATGTTCTACGGCGTGCTCCACATCCCCACCGGCCGTTTCGTCTTCGCAAGCGCCGGGCACAATCCACTCCTCCATTTCCGGCGCCGGGGGGGCCTCGGCGATCCGTTGGGGACGGAGGGGATCCCGCTCGGCCTTTTCGGCGACGACCGTTTCGACGAGCGAATCCGGGACGACGCCTTCACGCTCGATCCGGATGACGGTTTCGTCCAGTACACCGACGGCGTGAACGAGGCGACGAACCCGCGGAAAGAAGAGTTCGGCACGGAGAGGCTCCTCGCGTCGCTCGCCGGCGTGGAGGAGCGGACCGCCCAGGAAACGGTGGACCGGCTGGTCGGCGCGGTGCGCGCCTTCACCGGCGACGAACCGCCCAGCGACGACATCACCGTTCTCTGCATCCGGCGCGCGGCGGCGGTCCCGGCCGCGGTGGACGCGTAA
- a CDS encoding sulfatase-like hydrolase/transferase, translating into MINEGKKRTGARRGESRKGKRRLLPLLFLLLGAALFASCAARREHPNVLLLVVDTLRADRLGSYGYGRETTPSLDRLAAESLRFERAYTTAPWTLPAFGSILTGRYPWEHGATNDYLAIRPDLPTLAAAFREGGWATAAFVSHIYTSSVYGFDAGFDRFEEFRVTRDYRFDEEREPRAERVAGEAIRWLRERDESRPFFLLVHIFDPHWTYAAPEPYTTLFDPDYNGDVDGSFRSLSRYFPVDSLMNDRDLEHVEALYDGEVRYADLWIGRLLDALRETGDWDKTVVVLTGDHGEEFQEHRSFGHSFTFYDEVLRVPLLLRDPGRPGGGTVEHPVSLVDLFPTLLRIAGLPAPEGLDGRPLDEEGEGRTILAGTTREGRYGRAALRGENKLVWDREGTRVYDRAADPAERAGRAASPDAGGTALAGPPTEENGGGWTIRWDAGDEPVEGAIDPSGVVIDILPLGPASFRTEASGNGPFRFTAPAGVAGGFRMRVVPPDGAVRFLLTRGSREEGTRIAVGPEGSAPPAPRFVLDPAAAPEGALDPPGPEAAARSDFLVGWTPSPGAPPPVIRLEDAERERLRALGYLGG; encoded by the coding sequence ATGATAAACGAAGGAAAGAAAAGAACCGGAGCCCGCCGCGGGGAATCGCGCAAGGGAAAGCGGCGGCTCCTCCCGCTTCTCTTTCTCCTTCTCGGCGCGGCGCTCTTCGCCTCCTGCGCCGCCCGGCGGGAGCATCCCAATGTGCTCCTTCTGGTGGTGGACACCCTCCGCGCCGACCGTCTCGGCTCCTACGGATACGGCCGCGAAACCACCCCCTCCCTGGACCGCCTCGCCGCCGAGTCGCTCCGTTTCGAGCGCGCCTACACCACCGCTCCCTGGACGCTCCCCGCCTTCGGCTCGATTCTCACCGGGCGCTACCCCTGGGAACACGGCGCAACCAACGACTACCTGGCGATCCGCCCCGACCTCCCGACCCTCGCCGCCGCTTTCCGCGAGGGAGGGTGGGCCACGGCCGCTTTCGTCTCTCACATTTACACATCAAGCGTTTACGGTTTCGACGCCGGCTTCGACCGCTTCGAGGAATTCCGCGTCACCCGAGACTACCGCTTCGACGAGGAGCGCGAACCGCGCGCGGAACGGGTGGCCGGCGAGGCGATCCGCTGGCTACGGGAGCGGGACGAAAGCCGCCCCTTCTTCCTGCTGGTCCACATTTTCGACCCGCACTGGACGTACGCCGCGCCGGAGCCTTACACCACGCTCTTCGATCCGGACTACAATGGCGACGTCGACGGCTCCTTCCGGTCGCTGAGCCGGTACTTTCCGGTCGATTCCTTGATGAACGATCGCGACCTCGAGCACGTGGAGGCGCTCTACGACGGCGAAGTTCGCTACGCCGATCTCTGGATCGGACGGCTGCTGGACGCGCTCCGGGAGACGGGGGATTGGGACAAAACCGTGGTGGTGCTCACCGGAGACCACGGCGAGGAGTTTCAGGAGCACCGCAGTTTCGGTCACTCCTTCACGTTTTACGACGAGGTGCTCCGCGTCCCCCTCCTCCTCCGGGATCCGGGCCGCCCCGGCGGCGGAACGGTGGAGCATCCGGTCAGCTTGGTCGATCTCTTCCCCACGCTCCTCCGCATCGCCGGGCTCCCCGCGCCGGAGGGGCTCGACGGACGCCCCCTCGACGAGGAGGGGGAGGGGAGGACGATTCTGGCCGGCACGACCCGCGAGGGCCGGTACGGCCGGGCCGCCCTCCGCGGCGAGAACAAACTCGTTTGGGACCGCGAGGGGACCCGCGTCTATGATCGCGCCGCCGATCCCGCGGAACGGGCGGGGCGCGCCGCATCGCCGGACGCCGGAGGGACCGCTCTCGCCGGACCGCCGACGGAGGAGAACGGAGGCGGCTGGACGATCCGGTGGGACGCGGGCGACGAACCGGTGGAAGGCGCGATCGATCCCTCCGGCGTCGTGATCGACATCCTCCCCCTCGGTCCGGCGTCCTTCCGAACCGAGGCTTCCGGCAACGGTCCCTTCCGATTCACCGCCCCCGCCGGCGTCGCCGGAGGGTTCCGCATGCGCGTCGTTCCCCCCGACGGCGCGGTCCGTTTCCTGCTCACCCGGGGCTCCCGGGAAGAAGGAACGCGGATCGCCGTCGGCCCCGAGGGATCCGCGCCGCCCGCCCCCCGTTTCGTTCTCGATCCCGCCGCCGCCCCCGAAGGCGCGCTCGATCCGCCCGGCCCGGAGGCCGCCGCCCGGTCCGATTTCCTGGTCGGCTGGACCCCCTCGCCCGGCGCGCCCCCCCCGGTCATCCGTCTCGAGGATGCGGAAAGAGAGCGACTCCGCGCCCTCGGCTATCTCGGCGGGTAG
- a CDS encoding DNRLRE domain-containing protein, giving the protein MGRVFLCVLIMLSLLSPLAAASERTVILQPDGAEGADAWIANIAPYRATGVEDSLIVGFTDGSQPGEIEEIPIQISAGQNDWRALLRFTLPEFPGDATILSAELSLYAKNVWTVDDPYTTPMRIGARPARNEWIEGTAERFSGVNWFYRFLPFLWNQTGGDFGAVVDDAPIDGSPGWISWSVPELVEEWIAEPDSNLGVFLKRGSGSAAIVSFAASEHADETLRPRLTIVYESAEGDTFPAVEDGTAEIQPKRISPGSTAEMTAYAALRFGGQGIDTGVNRLFLPLPEGYASPAPSEILWNGGAVGWSDASGVDTLAVALDEPVAEDGLLEVRFTVQAPGVEDPEGARLPVLVDDSRTTSPPNELPEGDADGAPGNGDDCLVTVLPGEAIRLRIDPKDPIVDADSSLLFTAIGEDETGYLFPIDPDWRIEGDVGAIDGSGLFDPAKEGTGEVIAEAGAAAGSTSVSVTHGAMAALLVSPADTAIAVDDMVHYRAYALDGDGNPWAVTAKWSVEPEIGSISLTGVFLPAAPGEAIVIGLASGFRDTATVTVAPSLPSRIEIDPPEADATTDTTILFTARVFDSGGAEIDTTPVWRVSGGIGSIDPSGFFDAAAPGEGWVVASVGPASDSARIDLSVGRLDSLAALPADTVLTADESLLLAAVGWDADRNPFDPGAAWSEPTGLGAVDGEGLFHPRETGEALLVASASGLADTARVLIVPGALASLDVVPFTATLHTEQSLDFTAVARDGDGNVIDDPGDPVWSGASRIGSLDPSTGHFEPDRPGTDTARVALGAVTGESGPITVTAGPTRSLILDPSSLTVFAGEEISFTAHTYDGEGNPTTGPIAWTVIGGVGSVDGVGLFRAESAGEGAVAASAGSAADTAAVTVFDDLGLVVDAVLESRERATRGESGLPVALAVTNRTGDTLLDLEGALAFASGGEDRSGDYTVTPIPFDGPLADGESDTLLFLVDVAENAVAGIPIAVDGSASAALAAGGDAVAALHASAVGGWTVTGPPVLVDLAGTLRPNRAVAGNDAAFSVALRNDGAASLLLRSGTRFTFTDGAASYEAFLSADLSLEGDGGSGIALFDPSGIPAGFDPGDYEILFQTDGVDGNGAPFDKLVSASANLLLLLPPYVEATAPPLEGVVVHPGAKNVPLLRVDLANLYLSEKNLSSIRLADSGAGAGSIAARDLLWDRIVLREDADRDGAADPTDPVLGEGTLSGGALLLDGLELAVPAGDTVSLLVTGNLSLLQAPDGEELDLAVEGASDLVFAEGATPAGAFPLDSPGAHFVDGLVAGQLDPRGDFPPSLPAGSEDSLVLSIRIPSNGYAVDELRALTVRNLGDAEAGTDLAGLRIWRDGGNGFYDRGEEDDTDLGALYWIGDGWSRSGLAQQVPAGGFRLFVSASVTDNPVDGRTVLLGVPMDGVILASANDGPVDTTALCPELRVLGGAERVVLTDPERGSGGPVLPGEENREMLSFRLSNVYADTVRLERLFVANRSGGPNPDEATPRVYLFGPSGAGKDVSPAFDPIASAPFLDGVAELEGFTALIPPGEDPLFRLSVDVGLLCASDGDTVRIAIESAAAFGFLGERSLSGAFPLLSAEPVVDGMAAAQIRVLPAGGGAIAPFETGCLAFSFVVPPNGCRPDTLEGVRIARQGTADAVDISRLVLSGGAADEVIGELVWNGSVWAREGIGLPVEAPGETLRVRVDASADAREGRTVLLALPENGLTLRSGNDGPVDDPVPSASLFYISTSPVFADIRFSADRASVGQTLEVEMAVENVTAQDPRIFLDVEPVGFAPLGPEAIILSGPSPASVESLAAGGEALFTWTVRAESTGSAWFSGEARAVETGGDTVRALPTISPTLTVEAVPSGVTVQATATLPGSVARGETGVSLFLLTLSHDDGASSDAAPIRIDTVRVALAGETGAPLDPALLLDALSAERSGRPIGRVEAPEFGAAEAAIPLDEPILLEPGDEATLGLSIDLHGDPGAAALRAILAGAGSLAARDANSNAPVPVGGGFPFATGLAEVVIPPDSLVVEVTEGPPPRVNRGARSARILRCVVESRGVTGVTADVVLSAIHIGLSDGLFPYESARITGPGITHFDGDGWIVRDGEAVFSLDPQLTVPPNNPIEILIAGDVDSFAPLGPFRLGVAESTFVDPKPAADGGTVEVVLRLTGPMESEVSVRTDSIAALVETPPDSSVARPGDRDREVLHIHFIHEGDSTRAAVRLDGVRIRLENEAGDSTEIRSLVERLRVREGDRSLASAAPVQEGAASLALPFSETLTVEPGGSALIRVQADLKADAPPGGYRFVLPATAVAAADENESTPVAVHFLGDDPTAARSPLLSVRKTSDRVETWIDLTLPAVAIPGALVAGAGSLRLLPSGGEETAAAHLAEFSLRFEGPGGSTIAPAEAVRGASSGPAKGAEPVEAILAPDRLRFLFDPALTLAPAETLTLAIDLETAESPTVSSFRVRLPLEEILLEEQGPLVDRANGDGGANPSSWTHLAEKGFRESLRSYPNPFTPADGAAVFAFYAGAAGRASIRIYTGLGAPVRTLEKRVTEAGLVEIEWDGRNGKGDRVLSGGYLASVEIVYDGGGRDHAIHKIAVLN; this is encoded by the coding sequence ATGGGTCGAGTGTTTCTTTGTGTCCTGATCATGCTGTCGCTCCTTTCTCCGCTCGCCGCGGCGTCGGAGAGGACCGTGATCCTCCAGCCGGACGGCGCGGAGGGAGCGGACGCGTGGATCGCGAACATCGCCCCCTACCGAGCCACCGGAGTCGAGGACTCCCTCATCGTCGGTTTCACCGACGGGTCGCAGCCGGGTGAGATCGAGGAGATCCCGATCCAGATTTCCGCCGGTCAGAACGACTGGCGGGCGCTTCTCCGCTTCACCCTTCCGGAATTCCCCGGCGACGCGACGATCCTCTCCGCCGAACTCTCTCTTTATGCAAAAAACGTCTGGACCGTCGACGATCCCTATACGACTCCGATGCGGATCGGCGCGCGGCCGGCGCGAAATGAGTGGATCGAGGGGACCGCGGAGCGCTTCTCCGGAGTGAACTGGTTTTATCGTTTCCTCCCCTTCCTGTGGAACCAAACGGGCGGAGACTTCGGCGCCGTCGTCGACGACGCCCCGATCGACGGGTCCCCCGGCTGGATCAGCTGGTCCGTTCCGGAGTTGGTGGAGGAGTGGATCGCCGAGCCGGACTCCAACCTCGGCGTTTTCCTGAAGCGGGGAAGCGGGTCGGCGGCGATCGTCTCCTTCGCGGCGAGCGAGCACGCGGACGAGACTCTCCGTCCGCGGCTGACCATCGTGTATGAAAGCGCCGAGGGGGACACATTCCCCGCGGTGGAGGACGGCACGGCGGAGATCCAGCCGAAACGGATCTCCCCCGGGTCGACGGCGGAGATGACCGCCTATGCGGCGCTCCGTTTCGGCGGTCAGGGGATCGACACCGGCGTGAACCGCCTGTTCCTCCCCCTGCCCGAGGGATACGCCTCGCCCGCCCCGTCGGAGATCCTCTGGAACGGGGGGGCGGTCGGCTGGTCCGACGCGAGCGGCGTCGACACCCTCGCGGTCGCGCTCGACGAACCGGTCGCCGAGGACGGCCTGCTGGAGGTTCGTTTCACCGTCCAGGCGCCCGGCGTCGAGGACCCGGAGGGGGCGAGGCTGCCGGTGCTGGTGGACGATTCCCGGACCACCTCGCCGCCGAATGAGCTCCCGGAGGGGGACGCCGACGGCGCGCCGGGGAACGGCGACGACTGCCTCGTGACGGTGCTGCCGGGTGAAGCGATCCGCCTCCGGATCGACCCGAAGGACCCGATCGTCGACGCCGACTCTTCGCTTCTCTTCACCGCCATCGGCGAGGACGAGACGGGATACCTCTTCCCGATCGATCCGGACTGGCGGATCGAGGGAGATGTGGGGGCGATCGACGGGTCCGGCCTCTTCGACCCGGCGAAGGAGGGGACCGGCGAGGTGATCGCCGAGGCGGGCGCGGCGGCGGGCTCCACCTCGGTGAGCGTGACCCACGGGGCGATGGCCGCCCTTCTCGTCTCTCCGGCGGACACGGCGATCGCCGTCGACGACATGGTCCACTACCGCGCCTACGCCCTCGACGGAGACGGCAACCCCTGGGCGGTCACCGCCAAGTGGTCCGTTGAGCCGGAGATCGGCTCGATCTCTCTCACGGGCGTCTTCCTGCCGGCCGCGCCGGGCGAGGCGATCGTCATCGGTCTCGCCTCCGGCTTCCGGGACACGGCGACGGTGACCGTAGCGCCGAGCCTCCCCTCGCGGATCGAGATCGATCCGCCCGAGGCGGACGCGACCACCGACACGACCATTCTCTTCACCGCGCGCGTCTTCGACTCGGGCGGCGCCGAGATCGACACGACGCCGGTCTGGCGCGTTTCCGGCGGCATCGGATCGATCGATCCCTCCGGATTCTTCGACGCCGCCGCCCCCGGCGAAGGGTGGGTCGTCGCCTCCGTCGGCCCGGCGTCGGACAGCGCGCGCATCGACCTCTCCGTCGGCCGACTCGACTCCCTCGCCGCCCTCCCGGCGGATACCGTTCTCACCGCCGACGAGAGCCTCCTCCTCGCCGCCGTCGGCTGGGACGCGGACCGAAACCCCTTCGACCCCGGCGCGGCCTGGTCCGAACCGACCGGCCTCGGCGCCGTCGACGGGGAAGGCCTCTTCCATCCCCGGGAAACCGGCGAGGCTCTCCTGGTCGCCTCCGCCTCGGGGCTGGCGGACACCGCGCGCGTCCTCATCGTCCCCGGCGCCCTCGCCTCCCTGGATGTGGTCCCTTTCACCGCGACCCTCCACACCGAACAGTCCCTCGACTTCACCGCCGTGGCCCGTGACGGCGACGGCAACGTGATCGACGACCCCGGCGACCCGGTCTGGAGCGGCGCGTCCCGAATCGGATCCCTCGATCCGTCGACGGGGCATTTCGAGCCCGACCGCCCCGGCACGGACACGGCGAGGGTCGCGCTCGGCGCCGTGACGGGCGAGAGCGGCCCCATCACCGTCACCGCCGGCCCGACGCGATCGCTGATTCTCGATCCTTCGTCCCTCACGGTCTTCGCGGGCGAAGAGATATCCTTCACGGCTCATACTTACGACGGCGAAGGGAACCCGACGACCGGCCCGATCGCCTGGACGGTGATCGGCGGCGTCGGCTCCGTCGACGGCGTAGGGCTCTTCCGCGCGGAGAGCGCCGGCGAGGGTGCGGTGGCCGCCTCAGCGGGAAGCGCGGCCGACACCGCGGCGGTGACCGTTTTCGACGATCTGGGCCTCGTCGTCGACGCGGTGCTGGAATCCCGTGAGCGAGCGACCCGCGGAGAGAGCGGTCTCCCGGTGGCGCTCGCCGTCACCAACCGGACCGGCGACACGCTCCTCGATCTCGAGGGGGCGCTCGCCTTCGCCTCCGGCGGCGAGGACCGAAGCGGCGATTACACCGTGACGCCGATCCCCTTCGACGGCCCGCTCGCGGACGGGGAGTCGGACACGCTTCTGTTCCTGGTGGACGTGGCGGAGAACGCGGTCGCCGGGATCCCGATCGCCGTGGACGGGTCCGCGTCGGCCGCCCTCGCCGCCGGGGGAGACGCGGTGGCGGCGCTCCACGCGTCGGCCGTCGGCGGGTGGACCGTCACCGGCCCGCCCGTGCTGGTCGACCTGGCCGGCACGCTTCGGCCGAACCGCGCGGTGGCGGGGAACGACGCGGCGTTTTCCGTCGCCCTCCGGAACGACGGCGCCGCCTCCCTCCTGCTCCGGAGCGGCACGCGATTCACCTTCACCGACGGCGCCGCGTCCTACGAGGCGTTCCTCTCCGCCGACCTCTCCCTCGAAGGAGACGGGGGATCCGGCATCGCCCTCTTCGACCCCAGCGGCATCCCGGCCGGTTTCGACCCGGGCGATTACGAGATCCTCTTCCAAACCGACGGCGTCGACGGAAACGGCGCCCCCTTCGACAAGCTCGTGAGCGCCTCGGCCAACCTGCTCCTCCTTCTCCCTCCCTACGTGGAGGCGACGGCGCCCCCATTGGAGGGGGTCGTGGTCCACCCCGGCGCGAAGAACGTTCCCCTCCTCCGCGTCGATCTGGCGAACCTTTACCTCTCAGAGAAAAACCTCTCCTCCATCCGCCTCGCCGACTCCGGCGCGGGGGCCGGGTCGATCGCCGCCCGAGATCTCCTCTGGGACCGGATCGTGCTCCGTGAAGACGCGGACCGGGACGGCGCGGCCGATCCCACCGATCCCGTCCTCGGCGAGGGAACGCTTTCCGGAGGCGCGCTCCTTCTCGATGGGCTCGAACTCGCCGTACCCGCGGGGGACACCGTCTCCCTTCTCGTGACCGGGAACCTCTCCCTCCTCCAGGCGCCGGACGGCGAGGAGCTGGATCTCGCCGTGGAGGGCGCTTCCGATCTCGTCTTCGCGGAAGGCGCCACCCCGGCGGGCGCGTTCCCCCTCGACTCGCCGGGCGCCCACTTCGTCGACGGACTGGTCGCCGGGCAGCTCGATCCTCGGGGCGATTTCCCGCCCAGCCTCCCCGCGGGATCGGAGGATTCCCTCGTCCTCTCCATCCGAATCCCCTCGAACGGTTACGCCGTCGACGAACTCCGCGCGCTCACGGTGCGCAACCTGGGAGACGCGGAAGCGGGAACGGACCTCGCGGGACTCCGGATCTGGCGGGACGGCGGCAACGGGTTCTACGACCGCGGGGAAGAGGACGACACGGATCTCGGCGCGCTTTACTGGATCGGCGACGGATGGTCCCGATCCGGCCTGGCGCAACAGGTCCCCGCCGGCGGCTTCCGGCTCTTCGTGTCGGCGAGCGTGACGGATAATCCCGTCGACGGGCGCACGGTCCTGCTCGGCGTGCCGATGGACGGCGTCATTCTCGCATCCGCCAACGACGGGCCGGTGGACACCACCGCGCTCTGCCCGGAACTGCGCGTGCTGGGCGGCGCGGAGCGGGTGGTGCTGACCGATCCCGAACGCGGCTCCGGCGGCCCGGTGCTCCCCGGCGAGGAGAACCGGGAGATGCTCTCCTTCCGGCTCTCCAATGTGTACGCCGACACGGTCCGCCTCGAAAGGCTCTTCGTCGCCAACCGGAGCGGCGGCCCGAACCCGGACGAGGCGACGCCGAGGGTTTATCTGTTCGGTCCATCCGGCGCCGGAAAGGACGTAAGCCCGGCGTTCGATCCGATCGCGTCCGCCCCCTTCCTGGACGGCGTCGCCGAGCTGGAGGGCTTCACGGCGCTCATCCCGCCCGGCGAGGACCCGCTCTTCCGCCTCTCCGTCGACGTGGGCCTCCTCTGCGCCTCCGACGGCGACACGGTCCGGATCGCGATCGAATCGGCGGCCGCATTCGGCTTCCTCGGGGAGAGGAGCCTCTCCGGCGCCTTCCCCCTCCTCTCCGCGGAACCGGTGGTGGACGGGATGGCGGCGGCGCAGATCCGCGTCCTCCCGGCCGGCGGCGGCGCCATCGCCCCCTTCGAGACGGGATGCCTCGCCTTCTCCTTCGTCGTCCCCCCGAACGGATGCCGCCCGGACACGCTGGAGGGCGTGCGGATCGCCCGTCAGGGGACGGCGGACGCGGTCGACATCTCCCGTCTGGTCCTCTCCGGGGGCGCCGCGGACGAGGTGATCGGCGAACTGGTCTGGAACGGATCGGTCTGGGCGCGCGAGGGGATCGGCCTCCCCGTCGAAGCGCCGGGGGAGACGTTGCGCGTTCGCGTGGACGCCTCCGCCGACGCGCGTGAGGGACGGACGGTGCTGCTCGCCCTTCCCGAAAACGGTCTCACGCTCCGCTCCGGCAACGACGGACCGGTGGACGACCCGGTCCCCTCGGCGTCTCTGTTTTACATATCAACCTCTCCCGTCTTCGCCGACATCCGGTTCTCCGCGGACCGCGCGAGCGTGGGGCAAACCTTGGAGGTGGAGATGGCGGTGGAGAACGTGACCGCTCAAGACCCGCGCATCTTCCTGGACGTGGAGCCCGTCGGTTTCGCCCCCCTCGGTCCGGAGGCGATCATCCTCTCCGGCCCCTCGCCCGCCTCGGTGGAGAGCCTCGCGGCCGGCGGAGAGGCGCTCTTCACCTGGACGGTGCGCGCCGAAAGCACGGGCTCTGCCTGGTTCAGCGGCGAGGCGAGGGCGGTGGAAACCGGCGGGGATACGGTCCGCGCCCTGCCGACGATCTCCCCGACGCTCACTGTGGAGGCGGTCCCCTCGGGTGTCACCGTCCAGGCAACGGCGACCCTCCCCGGATCGGTGGCCCGCGGCGAGACCGGCGTGTCGCTCTTTCTCCTCACCCTTTCCCACGACGACGGGGCGTCGAGCGACGCCGCTCCGATCCGGATCGACACGGTGCGCGTCGCACTCGCCGGCGAGACGGGCGCTCCGCTCGATCCGGCCCTCCTCTTGGACGCCCTTTCGGCGGAGCGAAGCGGGCGGCCCATCGGCCGCGTCGAAGCGCCGGAGTTCGGCGCCGCCGAGGCGGCGATCCCCCTCGACGAACCGATACTCCTCGAGCCGGGCGATGAAGCGACGCTCGGCCTCTCCATCGACCTCCACGGCGATCCGGGCGCGGCCGCGCTCCGCGCGATCCTCGCCGGCGCCGGTTCGCTCGCCGCCCGAGACGCCAACTCGAACGCGCCGGTCCCGGTGGGGGGCGGCTTCCCCTTCGCGACCGGCTTGGCAGAGGTGGTCATCCCGCCGGACAGCCTGGTCGTGGAAGTGACGGAAGGCCCGCCCCCGCGGGTGAACCGGGGCGCCCGCTCGGCCCGGATCCTCCGCTGCGTGGTGGAAAGCCGCGGCGTCACCGGCGTCACCGCCGACGTGGTCCTCTCGGCGATTCACATCGGCCTGTCCGACGGCCTCTTCCCCTATGAAAGCGCGCGGATCACCGGACCGGGGATCACCCATTTCGACGGCGACGGTTGGATCGTGCGGGACGGCGAGGCGGTCTTCTCCCTGGATCCGCAACTCACCGTACCGCCGAACAACCCGATCGAGATCCTCATCGCCGGCGACGTGGACTCCTTCGCGCCGCTCGGCCCCTTCCGCCTCGGCGTGGCGGAGAGCACCTTCGTCGATCCCAAGCCGGCCGCCGACGGGGGAACCGTGGAGGTGGTGCTCCGCCTCACCGGGCCGATGGAGTCGGAGGTTTCGGTGCGAACCGACTCCATCGCCGCGCTCGTCGAGACGCCCCCGGACTCCTCCGTCGCCAGGCCCGGCGACAGGGACCGCGAGGTGCTCCACATCCATTTCATTCATGAAGGGGATTCGACGCGCGCCGCGGTCCGCCTCGACGGGGTGCGGATCCGGCTGGAGAACGAGGCGGGCGACTCGACGGAGATCCGGTCGCTGGTGGAGAGACTCCGGGTCCGCGAGGGGGACCGCTCCCTCGCTTCGGCCGCGCCGGTGCAGGAAGGGGCGGCGTCGCTGGCGCTCCCCTTCTCCGAAACGTTGACCGTCGAACCGGGCGGCTCGGCGCTCATCCGCGTCCAGGCGGATCTGAAGGCGGACGCCCCGCCCGGCGGCTATCGCTTCGTCCTTCCCGCGACCGCGGTGGCCGCCGCGGACGAGAACGAGTCGACTCCCGTGGCCGTTCACTTCCTCGGCGATGACCCGACGGCGGCCCGCTCCCCACTCCTCTCGGTAAGGAAGACGAGCGATCGGGTGGAGACGTGGATCGACCTGACCCTTCCCGCCGTGGCCATTCCCGGCGCGCTCGTCGCCGGCGCGGGATCGCTCCGCCTTCTCCCCTCCGGCGGCGAGGAGACGGCGGCGGCGCACCTCGCCGAGTTCTCCCTGCGATTCGAGGGACCGGGAGGCTCGACGATCGCCCCCGCGGAAGCGGTGCGGGGCGCCTCCTCGGGACCGGCGAAAGGGGCGGAACCGGTGGAGGCGATCCTCGCCCCGGATCGCCTGCGCTTTCTTTTCGACCCGGCGCTCACCCTGGCGCCCGCGGAGACCCTCACGCTCGCGATCGACTTGGAAACGGCGGAAAGCCCCACGGTCTCCTCCTTTCGCGTCCGTCTTCCGCTGGAGGAGATCCTCCTCGAGGAGCAAGGACCGCTCGTGGACCGGGCGAACGGGGACGGCGGCGCGAACCCCTCCTCATGGACTCACCTCGCGGAGAAAGGCTTCCGGGAGAGCCTGCGCAGCTATCCGAATCCCTTTACCCCGGCCGACGGCGCCGCGGTCTTCGCCTTCTACGCCGGCGCCGCGGGGCGGGCGTCGATCCGCATCTACACCGGTCTCGGCGCGCCGGTCCGAACGTTGGAAAAGAGGGTGACGGAGGCGGGGCTCGTCGAGATCGAATGGGACGGACGGAACGGCAAGGGGGACCGCGTGCTGAGCGGCGGCTACCTCGCCTCGGTGGAGATCGTCTACGACGGAGGAGGGAGAGATCATGCGATCCACAAGATCGCTGTTCTCAATTAG